A part of Aricia agestis chromosome 13, ilAriAges1.1, whole genome shotgun sequence genomic DNA contains:
- the LOC121733255 gene encoding protein TRACHEARY ELEMENT DIFFERENTIATION-RELATED 7A-like isoform X3 codes for MPGDPTSYQHASQLGMSLDEGRQSQRPYRYGMVLLCAGALINWLGLAEDYAEPVRYVGVACIVAGALLICAAMCCWLQSPRQPHDRASPDTHQIDDPIHVISMPDEETMQQKPPDYDTVAGAPPTYDDAIKLNPARLLPAGPSRDPPGIPGQASPPPAPVHRAVPKTPPPPYRPPHAIR; via the exons GAATGTCGCTCGATGAGGGTCGTCAGTCTCAGCGGCCGTACCGTTACGGCATGGTGCTGCTGTGTGCGGGCGCGCTGATCAACTGGCTGGGCCTGGCCGAGGACTACGCGGAGCCGGTCCGCTACGTCGGCGTGGCGTGCATCGTCGCCGGCGCCCTGCTCATCTGCGCCGCCATGTGCTGCTGGCTCCAGTCGCCCAGGCAACCGCATGATCGCGCGTCGCCGGATACACATCAG ATTGACGATCCCATTCACGTGATATCGATGCCTGACGAGGAGACGATGCAACAGAAGCCGCCGGACTACGACACGGTGGCGGGCGCGCCGCCCACCTACGACGACGCAATCAAGCTCAACCCCGCGCGCCTGCTGCCCGCCGGGCCCAGCCGCGACCCCCCCGGCATCCCCGGCCAGGCCAGCCCGCCGCCGGCCCCCGTCCACCGCGCCGTGCCCAAGACCCCCCCGCCCCCCTACCGACCCCCCCACGCCATCAGATGA
- the LOC121733254 gene encoding ubiquitin carboxyl-terminal hydrolase calypso, whose protein sequence is MKIMPVELNSLTEGWLELESDPGLFTLLLEDFGVKGVQVEEIYDLHKPLESPVYGFIFLFRWIEERRSRRKFVEQTESFVRDEETINNIFFAQQMVPNSCATHALLSILLNCPNLHLGETLSRLKHHTIGMNPENKGWAIGNTPELACAHNSHAIPQARKKTDKNIGLSTGRFTGEAYHFVSFVPINGHLFELDGLKPYPTDHGPWALDEDWTEKFRRVMVERLGRDAGEQVHDIRFNLMAVVPDRRLALTQKLNALEVNQKRVKEAISKINKHLRHLLGKNRDSDEIIQNEGMDASNENSIQISEDAILNALDASEVETMDMDYTQPITIELGLLDSTQESIILAQPAEQGIATKFVTVDKANQIFSELHPTPTTVLIKSNDMIVLLCTEVAPEQPYRMRKLFFSLLELNLLMTKVIAEIQSCQQALNDENDKRDMYKVDECRRTHNYDEFICTFLSMLAERGALAELVSAQLERGRERARRRRPRPHARPRPRPRPRPRARKT, encoded by the exons ATGAAAATCATGCCAGTTGAACTTAACAGTCTTACGGAAGGATGGCTGGAGCTCGAAAGTGATCCCGGCTTATTTACATTATTACTAGAAGATTTCGGTGTTAAAGGTGTTCAAGTGGAAGAAATATATGATCTACATAAGCCGCTAGAAAGCCCCGTGTACGGCTTTATATTTTTGTTCCGGTGGATAGAAGAGAGACGCTCGCGTAGAAAATTTGTCGAGCAGACTGAAAGCTTTGTTCGCGATGAGGAGACAATCAACAATATATTCTTTGCACAACAAATGGTGCCTAATAGTTGTGCAACGCATGCTTTACTATCTATATTATTGAATTGCCCAAACTTGCATTTAGGTGAAACATTAAGTAGACTGAAG CATCACACAATTGGCATGAATCCTGAAAACAAAGGCTGGGCCATTGGAAATACACCAGAACTGGCATGTGCTCATAACTCCCATGCAATACCACAAGCTCGCAAGAAGACTGATAAGAATATTGGTCTTTCAACAGGGAGATTTACAG GTGAAGCTTACCATTTTGTCAGTTTTGTGCCCATAAATGGTCATCTATTTGAACTAGATGGTCTAAAGCCATACCCAACAGACCATGGGCCATGGGCACTTGATGAGGATTGGACAGAAAAGTTCAGAAGAGTCATGGTAGAAAGATTGGGCAGAGATGCTGGTGAACAGGTGCATGATATAag GTTCAATTTGATGGCAGTGGTTCCTGATCGAAGACTTGCATTGACACAAAAACTTAACGCCTTGGAAGTAAATCAGAAGAGGGTCAAAGAAGCTATATCAAAAATTAACAAACATCTCCGTCATTTACTTGGAAAGAATAGAGATAGTG ATGAAATTATACAAAATGAGGGCATGGATGCTAGTAACGAAAATTCTATACAAATTTCCGAAGATGCAATCCTTAATGCACTGGATGCTTCGGAAGTTGAGACAATGGATATGGATTATACACAACCAATAACTATAGAACTTGGCCTTTTGGATAGTACACAAGAAAGCATTATATTAG CCCAACCAGCTGAACAAGGAATAGCTACAAAGTTCGTAACTGTGGATAAGgcgaatcaaatattttcagag CTTCACCCAACACCAACTACAGTGCTCATCAAAAGTAATGACATGATTGTTCTCCTGTGTACTGAAGTAGCCCCGGAGCAGCCGTACAGAATGAGGAAATTGTTCTTTTCACTGCTTGAACTGAACTTGCTTATGACAAAAGTCATTGCAGAAATACAGTCATGTCAGCAGGCTCTGAATGACGAGAATGATAAGAGGGACATGTACAAA gtggACGAGTGTCGTCGGACGCACAATTACGACGAGTTCATATGCACGTTCCTCTCGATGCTGGCGGAGCGGGGTGCGCTGGCGGAACTGGTGTCCGCTCAGCTCGAGCGGGGGCGGgagcgcgcgcgccgccgccggccgCGCCCGCACGCGAGACCACGCCCCCGCCCCAGGCCACGCCCCCGAGCCCGCAAAACGTAG
- the LOC121733255 gene encoding protein TRACHEARY ELEMENT DIFFERENTIATION-RELATED 7A-like isoform X4 → MSELQGMSLDEGRQSQRPYRYGMVLLCAGALINWLGLAEDYAEPVRYVGVACIVAGALLICAAMCCWLQSPRQPHDRASPDTHQIDDPIHVISMPDEETMQQKPPDYDTVAGAPPTYDDAIKLNPARLLPAGPSRDPPGIPGQASPPPAPVHRAVPKTPPPPYRPPHAIR, encoded by the exons GAATGTCGCTCGATGAGGGTCGTCAGTCTCAGCGGCCGTACCGTTACGGCATGGTGCTGCTGTGTGCGGGCGCGCTGATCAACTGGCTGGGCCTGGCCGAGGACTACGCGGAGCCGGTCCGCTACGTCGGCGTGGCGTGCATCGTCGCCGGCGCCCTGCTCATCTGCGCCGCCATGTGCTGCTGGCTCCAGTCGCCCAGGCAACCGCATGATCGCGCGTCGCCGGATACACATCAG ATTGACGATCCCATTCACGTGATATCGATGCCTGACGAGGAGACGATGCAACAGAAGCCGCCGGACTACGACACGGTGGCGGGCGCGCCGCCCACCTACGACGACGCAATCAAGCTCAACCCCGCGCGCCTGCTGCCCGCCGGGCCCAGCCGCGACCCCCCCGGCATCCCCGGCCAGGCCAGCCCGCCGCCGGCCCCCGTCCACCGCGCCGTGCCCAAGACCCCCCCGCCCCCCTACCGACCCCCCCACGCCATCAGATGA
- the LOC121733255 gene encoding protein TRACHEARY ELEMENT DIFFERENTIATION-RELATED 7A-like isoform X5, whose product MSLDEGRQSQRPYRYGMVLLCAGALINWLGLAEDYAEPVRYVGVACIVAGALLICAAMCCWLQSPRQPHDRASPDTHQIDDPIHVISMPDEETMQQKPPDYDTVAGAPPTYDDAIKLNPARLLPAGPSRDPPGIPGQASPPPAPVHRAVPKTPPPPYRPPHAIR is encoded by the exons ATGTCGCTCGATGAGGGTCGTCAGTCTCAGCGGCCGTACCGTTACGGCATGGTGCTGCTGTGTGCGGGCGCGCTGATCAACTGGCTGGGCCTGGCCGAGGACTACGCGGAGCCGGTCCGCTACGTCGGCGTGGCGTGCATCGTCGCCGGCGCCCTGCTCATCTGCGCCGCCATGTGCTGCTGGCTCCAGTCGCCCAGGCAACCGCATGATCGCGCGTCGCCGGATACACATCAG ATTGACGATCCCATTCACGTGATATCGATGCCTGACGAGGAGACGATGCAACAGAAGCCGCCGGACTACGACACGGTGGCGGGCGCGCCGCCCACCTACGACGACGCAATCAAGCTCAACCCCGCGCGCCTGCTGCCCGCCGGGCCCAGCCGCGACCCCCCCGGCATCCCCGGCCAGGCCAGCCCGCCGCCGGCCCCCGTCCACCGCGCCGTGCCCAAGACCCCCCCGCCCCCCTACCGACCCCCCCACGCCATCAGATGA
- the LOC121733255 gene encoding extensin-like isoform X2, whose translation MAHMLRSVYLLGAGKDIGMSLDEGRQSQRPYRYGMVLLCAGALINWLGLAEDYAEPVRYVGVACIVAGALLICAAMCCWLQSPRQPHDRASPDTHQIDDPIHVISMPDEETMQQKPPDYDTVAGAPPTYDDAIKLNPARLLPAGPSRDPPGIPGQASPPPAPVHRAVPKTPPPPYRPPHAIR comes from the exons GAATGTCGCTCGATGAGGGTCGTCAGTCTCAGCGGCCGTACCGTTACGGCATGGTGCTGCTGTGTGCGGGCGCGCTGATCAACTGGCTGGGCCTGGCCGAGGACTACGCGGAGCCGGTCCGCTACGTCGGCGTGGCGTGCATCGTCGCCGGCGCCCTGCTCATCTGCGCCGCCATGTGCTGCTGGCTCCAGTCGCCCAGGCAACCGCATGATCGCGCGTCGCCGGATACACATCAG ATTGACGATCCCATTCACGTGATATCGATGCCTGACGAGGAGACGATGCAACAGAAGCCGCCGGACTACGACACGGTGGCGGGCGCGCCGCCCACCTACGACGACGCAATCAAGCTCAACCCCGCGCGCCTGCTGCCCGCCGGGCCCAGCCGCGACCCCCCCGGCATCCCCGGCCAGGCCAGCCCGCCGCCGGCCCCCGTCCACCGCGCCGTGCCCAAGACCCCCCCGCCCCCCTACCGACCCCCCCACGCCATCAGATGA
- the LOC121733255 gene encoding extensin-like isoform X1 yields the protein MCACSKFYDFWRNSCGAGMSLDEGRQSQRPYRYGMVLLCAGALINWLGLAEDYAEPVRYVGVACIVAGALLICAAMCCWLQSPRQPHDRASPDTHQIDDPIHVISMPDEETMQQKPPDYDTVAGAPPTYDDAIKLNPARLLPAGPSRDPPGIPGQASPPPAPVHRAVPKTPPPPYRPPHAIR from the exons GAATGTCGCTCGATGAGGGTCGTCAGTCTCAGCGGCCGTACCGTTACGGCATGGTGCTGCTGTGTGCGGGCGCGCTGATCAACTGGCTGGGCCTGGCCGAGGACTACGCGGAGCCGGTCCGCTACGTCGGCGTGGCGTGCATCGTCGCCGGCGCCCTGCTCATCTGCGCCGCCATGTGCTGCTGGCTCCAGTCGCCCAGGCAACCGCATGATCGCGCGTCGCCGGATACACATCAG ATTGACGATCCCATTCACGTGATATCGATGCCTGACGAGGAGACGATGCAACAGAAGCCGCCGGACTACGACACGGTGGCGGGCGCGCCGCCCACCTACGACGACGCAATCAAGCTCAACCCCGCGCGCCTGCTGCCCGCCGGGCCCAGCCGCGACCCCCCCGGCATCCCCGGCCAGGCCAGCCCGCCGCCGGCCCCCGTCCACCGCGCCGTGCCCAAGACCCCCCCGCCCCCCTACCGACCCCCCCACGCCATCAGATGA